The following proteins are encoded in a genomic region of Thermovenabulum gondwanense:
- a CDS encoding DsrE/DsrF/DrsH-like family protein: protein MAKKTIIVFSGDLDKAMAAFIIANGAAAMGDEVTMFFTFWGLNILRKPEGAKVKKGFLENMFGKMMPRGAERLGLSKMNFGGLGAKMMKYIMKKKNVNTLTELIENAKALGVRLIACTMSMDVMGIKKEELVDGIDFAGVATYLAEADEANLNLFI from the coding sequence ATGGCTAAAAAGACGATTATAGTCTTTTCCGGGGACTTAGATAAAGCCATGGCAGCCTTTATCATAGCCAATGGTGCCGCTGCCATGGGGGATGAGGTGACGATGTTCTTTACCTTTTGGGGTTTGAACATTTTGAGAAAACCGGAGGGAGCAAAAGTTAAAAAAGGTTTTCTCGAAAATATGTTCGGCAAAATGATGCCCCGGGGTGCCGAAAGGCTGGGCCTTTCCAAGATGAATTTCGGGGGCCTGGGAGCAAAAATGATGAAATACATCATGAAAAAGAAGAACGTGAATACCCTAACGGAACTTATAGAAAATGCTAAAGCGCTCGGCGTAAGGTTAATTGCCTGCACCATGTCCATGGATGTAATGGGTATAAAAAAGGAAGAACTTGTAGACGGCATTGATTTTGCGGGAGTTGCCACTTACCTTGCCGAGGCGGATGAAGCAAATCTAAACCTGTTCATATAA
- a CDS encoding sulfurtransferase TusA family protein — MKEIHIDAKCLQCPGPIVQLFNAIKSAEPGDVVVVEATDKGFYSDVQAWCKKTKNELLSLEDKGDVIVAKVKKV, encoded by the coding sequence ATGAAAGAAATTCACATCGATGCAAAATGCCTGCAGTGCCCGGGTCCAATAGTACAGCTTTTTAATGCTATTAAATCCGCAGAACCCGGGGATGTGGTAGTGGTGGAAGCGACGGACAAGGGATTTTACAGCGACGTGCAGGCCTGGTGCAAAAAGACCAAAAACGAACTTTTAAGCCTTGAGGACAAGGGCGATGTAATAGTAGCCAAAGTAAAAAAGGTGTAG